In Streptomyces sp. NBC_00704, a genomic segment contains:
- the katG gene encoding catalase/peroxidase HPI: MTENHDAIVTEPKAAEAGGCPVAHDRALHPTQGGGNRQWWPERLNVKILAKNPAVANPLGEDFDYAAAFEALDLAAVKADIAEVLTTSQDWWPADFGNYGPLMIRMAWHSAGTYRISDGRGGAGAGQQRFAPLNSWPDNANLDKARRLLWPVKKKYGQSISWADLMILTGNVALEQMGFETFGFAGGRVDVWEADEDVYWGPETTWLDDRRYSGDRELENPLAAVQMGLIYVNPEGPNGNPDPLASARDIRETFRRMAMNDEETVALIAGGHTFGKTHGAGPADHVGDDPEAASLAEQGLGWKSSFGTGKGGDTITSGLEVTWTSTPTRWSNGFFDNLFGFEWELTESPAGAKQWVAKDGAGAGTVPDAHDPSKRHAPTMLTTDLALRFDPVYEQISRRFHENPDQFADAFARAWYKLTHRDLGPKSLYLGPEVPAETLLWQDPLPQAEGEVIGAEDIAALKAKLLDSGLTVSQLVSTAWASASSFRGSDKRGGANGARIRLEPQRGWEVNNPDELAQVLRVLEGVQAEFNAGAKKVSLADLIVLGGAAAVEKAARDAGHDVEVPFTPGRVDASQEQTDVESFAALEPTADGFRNYLGKGNRLPAEFLLLDRANLLDLSAPETTVLVGGLRVLGANHGQSSHGVFTETPGKLTNDFFVNLLDLGTTWSSTSSDQTLFEGRDAATGEVKWTGTRADLVFGSNSELRALAEVYASDDAKEKFVKDFVAAWVKVSELDRFDLV; encoded by the coding sequence ATGACCGAGAACCATGACGCGATCGTGACCGAGCCGAAGGCGGCGGAGGCAGGTGGCTGCCCGGTGGCGCACGACCGCGCCCTGCACCCGACCCAGGGCGGCGGCAACCGCCAGTGGTGGCCGGAGCGGCTGAACGTGAAGATCCTGGCGAAGAACCCGGCCGTGGCGAACCCGCTCGGCGAGGACTTCGACTACGCCGCGGCGTTCGAGGCGCTCGACCTCGCCGCCGTGAAGGCGGACATCGCCGAGGTGCTCACCACCTCGCAGGACTGGTGGCCGGCCGACTTCGGCAACTACGGCCCGCTGATGATCCGCATGGCCTGGCACAGCGCGGGCACCTACCGCATCAGCGACGGCCGCGGCGGCGCCGGCGCCGGCCAGCAGCGCTTCGCGCCCCTCAACAGCTGGCCGGACAACGCCAACCTGGACAAGGCCCGCCGTCTGCTGTGGCCGGTCAAGAAGAAGTACGGCCAGTCCATCTCCTGGGCCGACCTCATGATCCTCACCGGCAACGTGGCCCTGGAGCAGATGGGCTTCGAGACCTTCGGCTTCGCCGGCGGCCGCGTGGACGTCTGGGAGGCCGACGAGGACGTCTACTGGGGTCCCGAGACCACCTGGCTCGACGACCGGCGCTACTCCGGCGACCGCGAGCTGGAGAACCCGCTCGCCGCCGTGCAGATGGGCCTCATCTACGTCAACCCCGAGGGCCCCAACGGCAATCCGGACCCGCTGGCCTCGGCCCGCGACATCCGCGAGACGTTCCGCCGGATGGCGATGAACGACGAGGAGACGGTCGCGCTCATCGCGGGCGGTCACACCTTCGGCAAGACGCACGGCGCGGGCCCGGCCGACCACGTCGGCGACGACCCCGAGGCCGCCTCGCTCGCCGAGCAGGGCCTCGGCTGGAAGAGCAGCTTCGGCACCGGCAAGGGCGGCGACACCATCACCAGCGGTCTGGAGGTCACCTGGACCTCCACGCCGACCCGGTGGAGCAACGGCTTCTTCGACAACCTCTTCGGCTTCGAGTGGGAGCTGACCGAGAGCCCGGCCGGCGCCAAGCAGTGGGTCGCCAAGGACGGCGCGGGCGCGGGCACCGTCCCCGACGCGCACGACCCGTCCAAGCGCCACGCCCCGACGATGCTCACCACCGACCTGGCGCTGCGCTTCGACCCGGTCTACGAGCAGATCTCGCGCCGCTTCCACGAGAACCCCGACCAGTTCGCGGACGCGTTCGCCCGCGCCTGGTACAAGCTGACCCACCGTGACCTGGGCCCGAAGTCGCTGTACCTCGGCCCGGAGGTCCCGGCGGAGACGCTGCTGTGGCAGGACCCGCTGCCGCAGGCCGAGGGCGAGGTCATCGGCGCCGAGGACATCGCGGCCCTCAAGGCCAAGCTGCTCGACTCGGGACTGACCGTCTCTCAGCTGGTGTCCACGGCGTGGGCGTCGGCGTCCTCCTTCCGCGGCAGCGACAAGCGCGGCGGCGCCAACGGCGCCCGCATCCGCCTGGAGCCGCAGCGCGGCTGGGAGGTCAACAACCCGGACGAGCTGGCGCAGGTGCTGCGCGTCCTGGAGGGTGTGCAGGCCGAGTTCAACGCCGGCGCGAAGAAGGTCTCGCTGGCCGACCTGATCGTCCTGGGCGGCGCGGCCGCCGTCGAGAAGGCCGCCAGGGACGCGGGCCACGACGTGGAGGTCCCCTTCACGCCGGGCCGGGTGGACGCCTCGCAGGAGCAGACGGACGTCGAGTCGTTCGCCGCGCTCGAGCCGACCGCCGACGGGTTCCGCAACTACCTCGGCAAGGGCAACCGCCTGCCGGCCGAGTTCCTGCTGCTCGACAGGGCGAACCTGCTCGACCTGAGCGCGCCCGAGACGACCGTCCTGGTCGGCGGCCTGCGCGTGCTGGGCGCCAACCACGGCCAGTCCTCGCACGGCGTCTTCACCGAGACCCCCGGCAAGCTGACGAACGACTTCTTCGTCAACCTGCTCGACCTCGGCACGACCTGGTCGTCGACGTCGTCGGACCAGACCCTCTTCGAGGGCCGCGACGCCGCCACCGGCGAGGTCAAGTGGACCGGCACCCGCGCCGACCTGGTCTTCGGCTCGAACTCCGAGCTGCGCGCGCTGGCCGAGGTCTACGCGAGCGACGACGCGAAGGAGAAGTTCGTGAAGGACTTCGTCGCCGCGTGGGTCAAGGTCAGCGAGCTGGACCGGTTCGACCTCGTCTGA
- a CDS encoding Fur family transcriptional regulator — protein sequence MTAPRTPTTAEELRGAGLRVTAARVALLETVREGDHLDVEAIASGVRGRVGHISVQAVYEALHALTSAGLVRRLEPPGSPARFEGRVGDNHHHLVCRSCGVVADVDCAVGHAPCLTAVDDRGFAIDEAEVIYWGLCPDCSTART from the coding sequence ATGACAGCCCCCCGTACTCCGACCACCGCCGAGGAGCTGCGCGGTGCCGGCCTGCGGGTGACGGCCGCCCGGGTCGCGCTGCTCGAGACCGTCCGCGAAGGCGATCACCTGGACGTCGAGGCGATCGCCTCCGGCGTCCGCGGCCGCGTGGGCCACATCTCCGTGCAGGCCGTGTACGAGGCCCTGCACGCGCTGACCTCGGCCGGCCTGGTGCGCCGCCTGGAGCCGCCGGGCAGTCCGGCCCGGTTCGAGGGCCGCGTGGGCGACAACCACCACCACCTCGTGTGCCGCTCGTGCGGCGTCGTCGCCGACGTCGACTGCGCGGTCGGCCACGCCCCCTGCCTGACCGCCGTCGACGACCGCGGCTTCGCCATAGACGAGGCCGAGGTCATCTACTGGGGCCTGTGCCCCGACTGTTCGACCGCCCGCACCTGA
- a CDS encoding cysteine desulfurase-like protein has product MPIDVVALRSHFPSLAHGFAFFDGPGGTQTPAPVAEAIARTMTGPLSNRGTVSASERNAESAVAGFRAAYADLLGAPANGVVHGRSATQLTYDFSRHLAKTWRPGDEIVLSRLDHDANVRPWIQAAERAGVTVRWIEIDEATTELDLGSYERALSSRTRLVAVTAASNVLGSVVPVRRIADRAHEAGALVHVDGVHYAAHRLVDVRALGADLFVCSPYKFLGPHCGVLAGSPDVLEALAPDKLLPSSDAVPERFEFGTLPYEVLAGATAAVDFLADLDGGAPDAPRRERLRRSLESLHEHENALRAGIEEGLRALGDDVTVHSKAADRTPTLLMTLEGRDAREAQAHLAARGVVAPAGSFYAHEVFAALKLPDPSLRVGLAPYNDAGDVDRLLDGLSSFLRPASPRTAG; this is encoded by the coding sequence ATGCCCATCGACGTCGTCGCCCTCCGGTCCCACTTCCCCTCCCTCGCCCACGGGTTCGCCTTCTTCGACGGGCCGGGCGGGACGCAGACGCCCGCGCCGGTCGCCGAGGCGATCGCCCGGACCATGACCGGGCCGCTGTCCAACCGCGGCACGGTCAGCGCCTCCGAGCGCAACGCCGAGTCGGCGGTCGCCGGGTTCCGGGCCGCCTACGCGGATCTGCTGGGGGCGCCCGCGAACGGCGTCGTGCACGGGCGCAGCGCCACGCAGCTCACCTACGACTTCTCACGGCACCTGGCCAAGACCTGGCGGCCGGGCGACGAGATCGTCCTGAGCCGGCTGGACCACGACGCGAACGTGCGCCCGTGGATCCAGGCGGCGGAGCGCGCCGGGGTGACCGTGCGCTGGATCGAGATCGACGAGGCGACCACGGAACTGGACCTCGGCTCCTACGAGCGGGCGCTGTCGTCCCGGACGCGGCTGGTCGCGGTGACGGCGGCCTCGAACGTGCTGGGCTCCGTGGTGCCGGTGCGCCGGATCGCCGACCGGGCGCACGAGGCCGGCGCGCTGGTCCACGTGGACGGGGTGCACTACGCCGCGCACCGCCTCGTGGACGTGCGGGCGCTGGGCGCCGACCTGTTCGTCTGCTCGCCGTACAAGTTCCTCGGGCCGCACTGCGGTGTGCTCGCCGGGTCGCCGGACGTCCTGGAGGCCCTCGCGCCGGACAAGCTGCTGCCCTCCAGCGACGCCGTGCCGGAGCGCTTCGAGTTCGGGACGCTGCCCTACGAGGTGCTGGCGGGCGCAACGGCCGCGGTGGACTTCCTGGCGGACCTGGACGGCGGTGCGCCGGACGCGCCCCGCAGGGAGCGGCTGCGGCGCTCGCTGGAGTCCCTGCACGAGCACGAGAACGCGCTGCGCGCCGGGATCGAGGAGGGGCTGCGGGCGCTGGGCGACGACGTCACCGTCCACTCGAAGGCGGCGGACCGCACGCCCACGCTTCTGATGACCCTGGAGGGCCGGGACGCCCGGGAGGCGCAGGCGCATCTGGCGGCGCGGGGCGTGGTGGCCCCGGCGGGCTCGTTCTACGCCCACGAGGTCTTCGCGGCGCTGAAGCTGCCGGACCCGTCGCTGCGGGTGGGGCTCGCGCCGTACAACGACGCCGGGGACGTCGACCGGCTCCTCGACGGGCTGTCCTCGTTCCTGCGCCCGGCGTCCCCGCGCACGGCCGGGTGA
- a CDS encoding CbtB domain-containing protein: MAQHVAQPTATSPVVPAKLPLRDIAPWAVFFGVLMLVLLYFVGAEQGATAVVSGEGVHEWVHDARHLLGFPCH; this comes from the coding sequence ATGGCGCAGCATGTCGCCCAGCCGACCGCCACCAGCCCTGTCGTACCCGCCAAGCTGCCGCTGAGGGACATCGCCCCCTGGGCCGTCTTCTTCGGCGTCCTGATGCTGGTCCTGCTCTACTTCGTCGGCGCCGAGCAGGGCGCCACGGCCGTGGTCTCCGGCGAGGGCGTCCACGAGTGGGTGCACGACGCCCGTCACCTGCTCGGCTTCCCCTGCCACTGA
- a CDS encoding CbtA family protein — translation MNSATVRNLLVRGMLAGLGAGVLALVVAYFLGEPSVDSAIGFEESHAPAHEHEVELVSRSLQSTAGLATGVLVYGVAFGGIAAMAYCFALGRVGRFGPRATALLLSGAALLTVYVVPFLKYPANPPAVGDHDTIAKRTTLYFLMMVLGVLLAIAAVIAGKRLAPRLGNWNATVVSVAGFVVVIGLAYGFLPAVNEVPADFPATLLWRFRLSSLAMQATMWAAFGLAFGELAERLLNPRPATRPAGTTTTAAAPN, via the coding sequence ATGAATTCCGCAACGGTAAGAAACCTGCTCGTCCGGGGCATGCTCGCCGGCCTCGGGGCCGGCGTGCTCGCCCTGGTGGTGGCGTACTTCCTCGGTGAGCCGAGCGTCGACAGCGCGATCGGCTTCGAGGAGTCCCACGCCCCCGCGCACGAGCACGAGGTCGAACTCGTCTCCCGCAGCCTGCAGTCCACCGCCGGTCTGGCCACCGGCGTCCTGGTCTACGGGGTGGCCTTCGGCGGCATCGCCGCCATGGCCTACTGCTTCGCCCTGGGCCGCGTCGGACGCTTCGGCCCCCGGGCCACGGCGCTGCTGCTGTCCGGGGCCGCACTGCTCACCGTGTACGTCGTGCCCTTCCTCAAGTACCCGGCCAACCCGCCCGCCGTCGGCGACCACGACACGATCGCCAAGCGCACCACCCTGTACTTCCTGATGATGGTGCTCGGCGTGCTCCTGGCGATCGCCGCGGTCATCGCCGGCAAGCGGCTCGCGCCGAGACTCGGCAACTGGAACGCCACGGTGGTGTCCGTGGCCGGCTTCGTCGTCGTGATCGGCCTGGCGTACGGGTTCCTGCCCGCCGTCAACGAGGTGCCGGCGGACTTCCCGGCCACGCTGCTGTGGCGGTTCCGCCTCTCGTCGCTCGCCATGCAGGCGACGATGTGGGCGGCGTTCGGCCTCGCCTTCGGCGAACTGGCCGAGCGGCTGCTGAATCCCCGCCCGGCGACGAGGCCCGCGGGCACGACCACGACGGCCGCCGCCCCCAACTGA
- a CDS encoding histidine phosphatase family protein: protein MTSRVTFVSPAMNASLRLARFDDGAPIDDAGAARARAAAGALPTGGRVVTSPTVRCRETAAALGLAPERAAGSPAAAKPVEPVEPVELAGLDVGRWRGLTLAEVGAAEPEAVARWLADPGCAPHGGESVEDLCARVARWLESSSREGRTLAVVEPEIVRAAVVHVLGTPVTAFWRLDVPPLTATSLSGRDGRWNLRTGEPLRPDEACPDGA, encoded by the coding sequence GTGACGAGCCGTGTCACCTTCGTCTCGCCCGCCATGAACGCGTCGCTGCGACTGGCCCGTTTCGACGACGGAGCCCCGATCGACGACGCCGGGGCGGCCCGCGCCCGCGCGGCGGCCGGCGCGCTGCCCACGGGCGGGCGGGTCGTGACGTCTCCCACCGTGCGCTGCCGGGAGACGGCCGCCGCGCTGGGCCTCGCCCCGGAACGGGCGGCCGGTTCCCCGGCTGCCGCGAAACCAGTCGAGCCGGTGGAGCCGGTGGAGTTGGCCGGGCTGGACGTGGGGCGCTGGCGGGGGCTGACCCTCGCCGAGGTGGGCGCGGCCGAGCCGGAGGCGGTGGCGCGCTGGCTCGCCGATCCCGGTTGCGCGCCGCACGGCGGGGAGTCCGTCGAGGACCTGTGCGCGCGGGTGGCCCGCTGGCTGGAGTCGTCGTCGCGGGAGGGCCGCACCCTCGCGGTGGTCGAGCCGGAGATCGTGCGGGCGGCCGTCGTCCATGTGCTGGGGACGCCCGTGACGGCCTTCTGGCGGCTCGACGTGCCGCCGCTCACGGCCACCTCGCTCAGCGGGCGCGACGGCCGCTGGAACCTGCGGACCGGAGAGCCCCTGCGACCGGACGAGGCCTGTCCCGACGGGGCGTGA
- a CDS encoding allantoin permease: MAPRPTPPPDAEDADRESPTAHLPEGPPMSATETPQPAQSPRHPQSSPTATAPHSRPGSPASQATKETLEDYTLRFAPRSYRHWTPMVVATTALGGIAYMADFSIGAGIGLAHGTGNALVAIAVAAVVIFVTGFPLAYYGARYNIDLDLITRGSGFGYYGSVLTGVIFASFTFIFFALEGSIMAQGLKLGLGLPLWLGYLVSTLMVIPLVIYGMKALSKLQVWTTPIWLLLMVAPLVYLVATDPGTVDRFLAYAGTDGDGGVHTAPVLLGAGVCLSLIAQIGEQIDYLRFMPPKTEANKRTWWTAVVMAGPGWVVLGALKQAIGVFLAVYILAEVGPAAATEPIQQFRGAFDAMMPSWLVVPLAVALVVISQIKINVTNAYSGSLAWTNSFTRVTRHYPGRLVFVLVNLAFALVLMEADMFSFLNDILGFYSNCAIAWVVTVATDIGVNKYLLRLSPLAPEFRRGMLYAVNPVGVVAFLAASGLSIAMYFHALGDTLQPYSPVAAAVIAFVLTPLTAIVTKGRYYLRRSDDGIAEPLLDADGNPSATTYDCHVCRLPYERPDVAACPTHDAVVCSLCLSTDTVGDHVLPARPSTA; the protein is encoded by the coding sequence ATGGCTCCGCGGCCCACCCCTCCCCCGGATGCCGAGGACGCCGACCGGGAGTCCCCCACCGCCCACCTCCCCGAAGGGCCGCCCATGAGCGCCACCGAGACACCCCAGCCGGCGCAGTCGCCCCGGCACCCGCAGTCGTCGCCGACGGCCACCGCGCCGCACTCCCGCCCCGGCTCCCCCGCCTCCCAGGCCACCAAAGAGACCCTGGAGGACTACACCCTCCGCTTCGCGCCCCGCAGTTACCGCCACTGGACCCCGATGGTGGTGGCGACGACCGCTCTGGGCGGCATCGCGTACATGGCGGACTTCTCCATCGGCGCCGGCATCGGCCTCGCCCACGGCACCGGGAACGCGCTCGTCGCGATCGCCGTCGCCGCGGTCGTCATCTTCGTCACCGGGTTCCCGCTCGCCTACTACGGCGCCCGCTACAACATCGACCTCGACCTGATCACCCGCGGGTCCGGCTTCGGCTACTACGGCTCGGTGCTGACCGGCGTGATCTTCGCCAGCTTCACGTTCATCTTCTTCGCGCTCGAGGGCTCGATCATGGCCCAGGGCCTGAAGCTGGGCCTGGGGCTGCCGCTGTGGCTGGGCTATCTGGTCTCCACGCTGATGGTGATCCCGCTGGTGATCTACGGCATGAAGGCGCTCAGCAAGCTCCAGGTGTGGACGACGCCGATATGGCTGCTGCTGATGGTCGCGCCGCTGGTCTACCTCGTCGCCACCGACCCCGGCACCGTCGACCGGTTCCTGGCCTACGCGGGCACCGACGGGGACGGCGGGGTGCACACCGCTCCCGTGCTGCTCGGCGCGGGCGTCTGCCTGTCCCTCATCGCGCAGATCGGCGAGCAGATCGACTACCTGCGCTTCATGCCGCCGAAGACGGAGGCGAACAAGCGCACCTGGTGGACGGCCGTGGTCATGGCCGGGCCGGGATGGGTGGTCCTCGGCGCGCTGAAGCAGGCCATCGGCGTCTTCCTCGCGGTGTACATCCTGGCGGAGGTCGGCCCCGCCGCGGCCACCGAGCCGATCCAGCAGTTCCGCGGGGCCTTCGACGCGATGATGCCGTCCTGGCTGGTCGTCCCGCTGGCCGTGGCGCTCGTCGTGATCAGCCAGATCAAGATCAACGTGACGAACGCGTACTCCGGATCGCTCGCGTGGACGAACTCCTTCACCCGCGTCACCCGGCACTACCCCGGCCGCCTGGTCTTCGTGCTGGTCAACCTGGCCTTCGCGCTCGTCCTGATGGAAGCCGACATGTTCAGCTTCCTCAACGACATCCTCGGCTTCTACTCGAACTGCGCCATCGCCTGGGTCGTCACCGTCGCCACGGACATCGGCGTCAACAAGTACCTGCTCCGGCTGTCCCCGCTCGCGCCCGAGTTCCGCCGGGGCATGCTGTACGCGGTCAACCCGGTCGGCGTCGTCGCGTTCCTGGCCGCGTCCGGCCTGTCCATCGCGATGTACTTCCACGCCCTCGGCGACACCCTCCAGCCGTACTCCCCCGTGGCCGCCGCCGTCATCGCGTTCGTCCTCACCCCGCTGACGGCGATCGTCACCAAGGGCCGTTACTACCTGCGCCGTTCGGACGACGGCATCGCCGAGCCGCTGCTCGACGCGGACGGCAACCCCAGCGCCACGACGTACGACTGCCACGTCTGCCGCCTGCCCTACGAGCGTCCCGACGTGGCCGCCTGCCCGACGCACGACGCGGTCGTCTGCTCCCTGTGCCTGAGCACGGACACGGTGGGTGACCACGTGCTGCCCGCCCGGCCGTCGACCGCCTGA
- a CDS encoding cobalt-precorrin-6A reductase codes for MHVLILGGTAEARRLAELLSGEPDLTVTSSLAGRVTAPRPPAGEVRVGGFGGVEGLVTWVREHAVDAIVDATHPFAGTIGFHAADAAAVAGVPLLALRRPGWTPVEGDRWHEVGSLAEAAASLPALGRRIFLTTGRTGLAAFAGLDGLWFLARSVEAPEPPCPSALEVLLDRGPFTLDGERELLRRHRVDVLVTKDSGGAATAPKLTAAREAGLPVVVVRRPPAPTGVPVAPDPWDAVRWIRAQRTAGRPAGHPDPRPEPR; via the coding sequence GTGCACGTACTGATACTCGGCGGGACCGCGGAGGCCCGTCGGCTCGCGGAACTCCTCAGCGGCGAGCCGGACTTGACGGTCACCAGCTCGCTCGCCGGGCGGGTGACCGCTCCCCGGCCGCCGGCGGGCGAGGTGCGCGTGGGCGGGTTCGGCGGCGTCGAAGGGCTCGTGACCTGGGTGCGCGAGCACGCCGTCGACGCGATCGTCGACGCCACCCACCCCTTCGCCGGGACGATCGGCTTCCACGCGGCCGACGCGGCCGCCGTCGCCGGTGTCCCGCTGCTCGCGCTGCGCCGTCCCGGCTGGACGCCCGTCGAGGGCGACCGCTGGCACGAGGTCGGCTCACTGGCGGAGGCGGCCGCGTCGCTTCCCGCGCTCGGCCGGCGGATCTTCCTCACCACCGGACGCACGGGGCTGGCGGCCTTCGCCGGACTGGACGGCCTGTGGTTCCTGGCACGCTCGGTCGAAGCGCCCGAGCCGCCCTGCCCGTCCGCCCTGGAGGTGCTGCTCGACCGGGGCCCCTTCACCCTCGACGGAGAGCGCGAGCTGCTGCGCCGGCATCGCGTCGACGTCCTGGTGACCAAGGACAGCGGGGGCGCCGCCACCGCGCCGAAGCTGACCGCCGCCCGGGAGGCGGGGCTGCCCGTGGTCGTGGTGCGCAGACCGCCGGCGCCCACGGGCGTCCCCGTGGCACCCGACCCGTGGGACGCCGTCCGCTGGATCCGGGCCCAGCGGACGGCAGGCCGCCCGGCCGGCCACCCCGACCCCCGGCCCGAGCCCCGCTGA
- a CDS encoding precorrin-8X methylmutase, with the protein MTSYDYEKDGAAIYRRSFATIRAEADLAGLPADVAQVAVRMIHACGMVDLVRDLAHTPGVVARAREALRAGAPVFTDVRMVASGVTRKRLPAGNDVLCTLSEPAVPELAERLGTTRSAAALELWRDRLEGAVVAVGNAPTALFRLLEMIGEGAPRPAAVIGVPVGFVGAVESKEALIANPYGLEYLAVRGRRGGSAMAAAALNALASEEE; encoded by the coding sequence GTGACCAGCTACGACTACGAGAAGGACGGCGCGGCGATCTACCGCCGGTCCTTCGCCACCATCCGTGCGGAGGCGGACCTCGCGGGCCTCCCCGCCGACGTCGCTCAGGTGGCGGTCCGGATGATCCACGCCTGCGGCATGGTCGACCTCGTCCGCGACCTCGCCCACACTCCCGGCGTGGTGGCCCGCGCCCGCGAGGCCCTGCGCGCCGGGGCGCCCGTCTTCACCGACGTGCGGATGGTGGCCAGCGGCGTGACCCGCAAGCGGTTGCCCGCCGGCAACGACGTGCTCTGCACCCTGTCCGAACCGGCCGTGCCGGAACTGGCGGAACGGCTCGGCACCACGCGCAGCGCCGCCGCTCTGGAGCTGTGGCGCGACCGGCTGGAGGGTGCGGTCGTCGCCGTCGGCAACGCGCCGACGGCCCTCTTCCGGCTCCTGGAGATGATCGGGGAGGGCGCGCCCCGGCCCGCCGCGGTGATCGGCGTGCCGGTCGGATTCGTCGGGGCGGTCGAGTCCAAGGAGGCGCTGATCGCCAACCCGTACGGACTGGAGTACCTCGCGGTGCGCGGGCGCCGGGGCGGCAGCGCGATGGCCGCCGCCGCCCTGAACGCCCTCGCCAGCGAGGAGGAGTGA
- a CDS encoding amidohydrolase — protein sequence MTSPPYSRVHDEVARRADGLWAVARALHADPETAFAEHRAAALLTGELERAGFEVRRNVADLPTAFTASSGHGRPAVALLLEYDALPGLGHACGHNLIAAAGLGAALVVDAVRDGAAGRVLAVGTPAEEGGGGKALQVRAGVFDDVDAALMFHPGVHDWARAPLTAQEQYRVVFHGRAAHPTGNPTEGVDALAALIELFNVLSALGRRLPEGSHVQGIVTHGGTATNIVPDRAEGRFGLRAATTAALDELAARLRTSAQGVALATGTSVEVERASVRYEHFRDCEPLSERFAGHLSRAGITLTPPEPGVYLGSSDIGNVSGRVPAVHPFVAIMDSDGSDHTPEFAAAAASPRARRVLTAVVEALACTALDVLDDAGLRARARSRYGDGPDPGLRADGAGHRPAAGRPTG from the coding sequence TTGACCAGCCCGCCGTACAGCCGTGTGCATGACGAGGTCGCCCGGCGCGCGGACGGCCTGTGGGCCGTCGCCCGCGCCCTGCACGCGGACCCCGAGACCGCCTTCGCCGAGCACCGCGCCGCCGCCCTGCTCACCGGCGAGCTGGAGCGGGCCGGGTTCGAGGTGCGCAGGAACGTGGCGGACCTCCCGACGGCGTTCACCGCGTCCTCGGGGCACGGCCGGCCTGCCGTGGCGCTGCTGCTGGAGTACGACGCCCTGCCCGGACTCGGGCACGCCTGCGGGCACAACCTGATCGCGGCGGCGGGACTGGGCGCCGCACTGGTCGTGGACGCGGTCCGGGACGGCGCCGCCGGCCGCGTCCTGGCGGTGGGCACCCCGGCCGAGGAGGGCGGCGGCGGCAAGGCCCTCCAGGTGCGCGCCGGGGTCTTCGACGACGTCGACGCCGCCCTGATGTTCCATCCCGGCGTCCACGACTGGGCGCGGGCGCCGCTGACCGCGCAGGAGCAGTACCGGGTCGTCTTCCACGGCCGGGCCGCGCATCCCACCGGCAACCCGACCGAGGGCGTCGACGCCCTCGCCGCGCTGATCGAGCTGTTCAACGTGCTGTCGGCGCTCGGCCGGCGGCTGCCGGAGGGCTCCCACGTCCAGGGGATCGTCACCCACGGCGGGACGGCGACGAACATCGTGCCCGACCGGGCCGAGGGGCGCTTCGGGCTGCGCGCGGCGACCACGGCGGCCCTGGACGAGCTGGCGGCGCGGCTGCGCACCTCGGCGCAGGGCGTCGCGCTGGCGACCGGAACGTCCGTCGAGGTGGAGCGGGCGAGCGTGCGCTACGAGCACTTCCGGGACTGCGAGCCGCTGTCCGAGCGGTTCGCCGGCCATCTGTCCCGGGCCGGGATCACCCTCACACCGCCCGAGCCCGGCGTGTACCTGGGGTCCTCGGACATCGGCAACGTCAGCGGACGGGTGCCCGCCGTCCACCCCTTCGTCGCGATCATGGACTCCGACGGCAGCGACCACACCCCCGAGTTCGCCGCCGCCGCGGCCTCCCCGCGCGCCCGCCGGGTCCTGACCGCCGTGGTGGAGGCGCTGGCCTGCACGGCCCTCGACGTGCTGGACGACGCCGGCCTGCGCGCCCGGGCCCGCTCCCGGTACGGCGACGGCCCCGACCCCGGCCTCCGTGCGGACGGTGCCGGCCACCGGCCCGCGGCCGGGCGACCGACCGGCTGA